The Streptomyces sp. A2-16 sequence TCCGATCGCCGGGTCTCCGGGACGCCGGATTGTCGCTCCGGGTCTCCGGGACGCCGGATTGTCGCTTCGCCGGGTCCTTGGGACGCCGAGTTGTCGCTTCGCCGGGTCGTCGGTCGGGCGGGTCCGGGACGCCGGTGGTCGCTGTGTCGTTGTGGCTTACGGGAGCCGGGGCGCTGTCTCGCCCACGGCAGCGGGTCGCTCACGCGGCCGCGGGGCGCTCACGCGGGGCGGCGGGCCTCGTCGACGAGGAGGACAGGGATGCCGTCGCGGACGGGGTATGCCAGGCCGCAGTCCTGGCCGGTGCAGATCAGCTCGGTGTCCTGCTCCTTGAGGGGGGCGTGGCAGGCCGGGCAGGCGAGGATCTCCAGGAGGCCGGCTTCGAGCGGCATGGGGGTTCCCTTCGGGAGCGGTACGGCTGCTTGTGCGGATGTGCCTGGTCAGGGTACCGCCGGGGAGAGGGGGGTGCCGGGGTTGGGGCGAGGTCGGGGTCGGGGGCCGTGGGGGATTTTCGCCCCGCCGCCCCTACCCGGCCCGTCCTCCAGGGGCGCTGCCCCTTCGACCCCGTCCTGGGGGCTGCGGCCCTCGTTCCCCGCCTCGGCCCTGAAGGGGCCTCGTCCTCAAACGCCGGACGGGCCGAGGGAAAGGGACTGAGGCCGGAAGCCAAGCCCCGAGGGGCGGGACGGAGGTGGGCCTCGGCCTCCCACGCCGGACGAGCGCAACGGCCGGGACCGCACCCCCAGAAACCCAACCCGCGAGAGTGGGTGGGAGTTCGAGAGGGAAGTGGGCCTCGGCCTCCCAGCCGGACGGGCTCAAGGACCGGAACCGCACCCCCAGAAATCCGACCCCGAGAGAGGGAGGGAGTTCGAGACAGAAGTGGGCACCGTACTTCCGACCGGCGCAAGAGCTGAGACCGCAAACCAGAAGCCCAGCCCCCGAGACCGAGACCGAGGTCGGCCTCGGACCCGCCCGGCCGGCTCAAGGACTGGGACCGCACCCCAGACGCCCCCCGGGCAGCGGGCGATGGCGGAGCGCGGTGTTTCGACCCCGGCTGTCTTCCGCGAGTTCGACCAGCTCACCGAGGGCCTCGACGTCCCCGAGCCCGTCGCCTCCGAGGCACTCCTCGACGCACTCGCCGAGGGCGACCCGGAGGCGCTCGCCGCCGCCGTCTCCGCGGTGCAGGCTCCGGGGTCGGACGGCGAGTGATGGTGGCGCCCCCGCCGCGGCGCGGGCGCCCGGCGGTCACGCCCTGATGATCGCCAGGACCTCGTCCCGGATCTTCGTCATCGTCGCCTCGTCCCGGGCCTCCGCGTTCAGGCGCAGGAGGGGTTCCGTGTTGGACGGGCGGACGTTGAACCACCAGTCGGCGGCGGTGACCGTGAGGCCGTCGAGCTCGTCGGTCGCGATGCCCTCCTGGCCCCCGTAGGCGGCCTTGATCGCCGCCACGCGGTCCGCCTGGTCGGCGACCGTGGAGTTGATCTCGCCGGAGCCGACATAGCGGTCGTACTGGGCCACCAGGGACGACAGCGGGCCGTCCTGGCCACCGAGCGCGGCCAGGACGTGCAGGGCCGCCAGCATGCCGGTGTCGGCGTTCCAGAAGTCCTTGAAGTAGTAGTGCGCGGAGTGCTCGCCGCCGAAGATCGCGCCGGTCCTGGCCATCTCGGCCTTGATGAAGGAGTGGCCCACGCGCGTGCGTACCGGTGTGCCGCCGTTCTCCTCGACGACCTCCGGGACCGACCAGGACGTGATCAGGTTGTGGATGACCGTGCCCTTGCCGCCGTGCTTGGCGAGCTCCCGGGAGGCCACGAGTGCGGTGATGGCGGACGGGGAGACCGGGTCGCCGTGCTCGTCGACGACGAAGCAGCGGTCGGCGTCGCCGTCGAAGGCGATGCCGAGGTCGGCCCCCTCCTCGCGGACCCGCTTCTGCAGGTCGACGATGTTGGCCGGGTCCAGGGGGTTCGCCTCGTGGTTCGGGAACGTGCCGTCCAGCTCGAAGTACATCGGGACGGTGTCCAGCGGCAGTCCGGAGAAGACGGTGGGGACGGTGTGGCCGCCCATGCCGTTGCCCGCGTCGACGACGACCTTCAGGGGGCGGATGGTGGCCAGGTCGACCAGGGAGAGCAGGTGGGCGGCGTAGTCCTCCAGCGTGTCCCGCTGATTGATCGCTCCCGTGGCGGCCGCGGACTCCGGGGCGCCCGTCTCGCTCCACCGCTCGACCAGTTCACGGATCTCGGCCAGGCCGGTGTCCTGACCGACCGGGGCCGCGCCCGCCCGGCACATCTTGATGCCGTTGTACTGGGCGGGGTTGTGGGAGGCGGTGAACATCGCGCCCGGCAGGTCCAGCGCGCCGGAGGCGTAGTACAGCTGGTCGGTCGAGCACAGGCCGATCTCGGTGACGTCCACGCCACGGGCGGCCGCTCCGCGCGCGAAGGCCCGCGACAGGCCCGGGGACGTGGGCCGCATGTCGTGACCCGTCACGATGGCGCTCGCCCCGGTCACCTGGACGAAGGCGGCGCCGAAGAGCTCGGCGAGCGTCTCGTCCCACTGGTCGGGAACGACTCCGCGCACGTCGTACGCCTTCACGAGCTGTGACAGATCAGCCACGGCCAACCCTTCTGAAAGTCCTGTCGGTCACCACAAACTACCCGCACGCACTGACAGCGCGTCGTGCGGGAGCTCACCGGACGCCGGCCGTTGTCTGAGGTCAGGGCTTCAGGGCAGCATCCAGCCCAGCACGGGCGAGCTCTGACCGACCACGATCAGGCACATCACCAGCAGCAGTCCGAGGCTCCAGGGCAGCACCTTGCGCAGCAGGTCCCCCTCACGGCCGGCGAGCCCGACGGCCGCGCAGGCGATGGTGAGGTTCTGCGGCGAGATCATCTTGCCGAGCACCCCGCCGGAACTGTTGGCGGCGGCCAGCAGTTCCGGCGACAGCCCGGACTCGCGGGCCGCCGTCACCTGCAACGCGCCGAACAGCGCGTTGGCCGAGGTGTCCGAGCCGGAGACCGCCACCCCGAACCAGCCGAGGACCGGCGACAGGAAGGCCAGCCCGGCGCCCGCGGCCGCCACGAAGTGACCGATGGTGGCGGCCTGCCCGGAGAGGTTCATGACGTAGGCGAGCGCCAGCACCGATGTCACGGTCAGGATCGCGAACCTCAACTCGTGCACGGTGGCCGCCCATTCGCGGACCGCCACGCGCGCGTGCACGCCGAGCACGAGGGCCGTCAGGATCCCCGCGAGCAGCACGAGGGTGCCGCCGGTGGAGACGACCGGCCAGGTGAAGACGTTGCCGCCGACCGGATCCCCGGCGGGGTTCACGACGTCGAGGAAGGGCCAGTCGTACGTCTGGGTCGTCTTGGCCAGCCAGTCCTTGACGACGGGGATCTGCGCGACGGAGAAGATCACGACGATCAGCGCGTACGGCGCGTAGGCGCGCAGGACTTCACCGCGCGGGTCGGCCTCGTCGAGGTCCTCGCTGCGCGTGCCCGTGAGGACGGCGGCGCGGACCGGTTCGGCGGCGGGCCTGCGTGCGAGCGGTACGGCGACGAGGGCGCCCGCACCGGCCAAGGCGGCGCCGATGTCGGCGAGTTGCGCGGAGAGGTAGTTGGAGGCCGCGAACTGGGCGACGGCGAAGGCAACTCCGCAGACGAGGGCCGGCACCCAGGTCTCTCGCAGACCTCTCCTGCCGTCGACCAGGAAGACCAGCACCAGGGGCACCACCAGGGCGAGCAGAGGCGTCTGACGGCCCACCACGGACGCTACGTCGTCCAGCGGCAGCCCGGTGACCTGAGCGAGTGTCACGACCGGGGTGCCCATGGCGCCGAAGGCGACCGGGGCGGTGTTGGCGACCAGGGCGACGACCGCCGCGCGGACCGGGTCGAAGCCGAGGGCGACGAGCATGACCGAGCAGATCGCGACCGGGGCGCCGAACCCGGCGAGGGCTTCCAGGAGCGCGCCGAAGCAGAAGGCGACGACGAGGGCCTGGATGCGTGGGTCGTCGGAGAGCCGCCCGAAGGAGCGTCGCAGGATGTCGAAGTGCCGGGTGCGGACGGTCATCCGGTACACCCACAGGGCGTTGACGACGATCCACAGGATGGGGAAGAGGCCGAACGCGGCTCCCTGGGCGGCGCTGGAGAGCGTCTGGCCCAGTGGCATGCCGTAGGCGAGCCAGGCGACCAGAGCGGCCGCCAGGAGGCCGGTGAGGCCCGCCAGGTGCGCCTTCACGCGGACGCCGCCGAGCAGGACGAGGACGATCACCAGCGGCAGGGCCGCGACGAGGGCGGACAGGCCCAGCGAGCCGGCGACGGGTTCGAGTTCCTGGACGTACACGGGCGCCTCCCCGATTCCGTCATGCGGAAAGCGATTTCTCACTTCGGCTTACGGAATGGTCGTGTCCGCGCCAAGGGCCCGTCAATGGGCGTGCGTCACCGAGCCGAACGCACACCGAACGCACACAAGGGACAGGTCAGTTGTCGGGAGAGCGCAGCACCCGGAGATGGCCGCGGCGCGCGACCTCCATCGGGTCGGCCCTGCGAGCCCCGCCACCTGCCTCGGCGGCGCGCTCCTGCGGACGGGCCGCCTCGCGCACGGCGTTGGCAAGCGCTTCCAGGTCGTCCCCGCTGGGCCGGGCCGGGGCCGAGCCGTCGAGGAGCCGCACGACCTCCCACCCGCGCGGGGCGGTCAGGCGCTCGGAGTGCTCGGCGCACAGGTCGTAGCAGTGGGGTTCGGCGTAGGTGGCGAGCGGGCCGAGGACCGCGGTCGAGTCGGCGTAGACGTACGTCAGCGTCGCGACGGCGGGACGGCCGCAAGCGGTGCGCGAACAGCGACGT is a genomic window containing:
- a CDS encoding phosphomannomutase/phosphoglucomutase, which encodes MAVADLSQLVKAYDVRGVVPDQWDETLAELFGAAFVQVTGASAIVTGHDMRPTSPGLSRAFARGAAARGVDVTEIGLCSTDQLYYASGALDLPGAMFTASHNPAQYNGIKMCRAGAAPVGQDTGLAEIRELVERWSETGAPESAAATGAINQRDTLEDYAAHLLSLVDLATIRPLKVVVDAGNGMGGHTVPTVFSGLPLDTVPMYFELDGTFPNHEANPLDPANIVDLQKRVREEGADLGIAFDGDADRCFVVDEHGDPVSPSAITALVASRELAKHGGKGTVIHNLITSWSVPEVVEENGGTPVRTRVGHSFIKAEMARTGAIFGGEHSAHYYFKDFWNADTGMLAALHVLAALGGQDGPLSSLVAQYDRYVGSGEINSTVADQADRVAAIKAAYGGQEGIATDELDGLTVTAADWWFNVRPSNTEPLLRLNAEARDEATMTKIRDEVLAIIRA
- a CDS encoding L-lactate permease is translated as MYVQELEPVAGSLGLSALVAALPLVIVLVLLGGVRVKAHLAGLTGLLAAALVAWLAYGMPLGQTLSSAAQGAAFGLFPILWIVVNALWVYRMTVRTRHFDILRRSFGRLSDDPRIQALVVAFCFGALLEALAGFGAPVAICSVMLVALGFDPVRAAVVALVANTAPVAFGAMGTPVVTLAQVTGLPLDDVASVVGRQTPLLALVVPLVLVFLVDGRRGLRETWVPALVCGVAFAVAQFAASNYLSAQLADIGAALAGAGALVAVPLARRPAAEPVRAAVLTGTRSEDLDEADPRGEVLRAYAPYALIVVIFSVAQIPVVKDWLAKTTQTYDWPFLDVVNPAGDPVGGNVFTWPVVSTGGTLVLLAGILTALVLGVHARVAVREWAATVHELRFAILTVTSVLALAYVMNLSGQAATIGHFVAAAGAGLAFLSPVLGWFGVAVSGSDTSANALFGALQVTAARESGLSPELLAAANSSGGVLGKMISPQNLTIACAAVGLAGREGDLLRKVLPWSLGLLLVMCLIVVGQSSPVLGWMLP
- a CDS encoding DUF3499 domain-containing protein yields the protein MSPVRRCSRTACGRPAVATLTYVYADSTAVLGPLATYAEPHCYDLCAEHSERLTAPRGWEVVRLLDGSAPARPSGDDLEALANAVREAARPQERAAEAGGGARRADPMEVARRGHLRVLRSPDN
- a CDS encoding Trm112 family protein; its protein translation is MPLEAGLLEILACPACHAPLKEQDTELICTGQDCGLAYPVRDGIPVLLVDEARRPA